One genomic segment of Marinitoga piezophila KA3 includes these proteins:
- a CDS encoding ABC transporter permease: MLKYILRRLILAIPVLLGVSIFSFMIISLAPGDFLDSYRMNPAVNPEQVKNLERKFGLDKSPVVQYLLWLKNILQGEWGDSFTYQVPVWDLIWRRAGATLLLSITTFIFTWGIGIPLGIYAALHQYSIGDQIIGVIGFIGLSIPNFFFALLFLYFAAKTGGKIFPVGGYISLDYDTFPAWKKFLDHVWHVLGPMITLGTSGLAGTMRVMRGQLLDELKQDYVEFARAKGMPEKVVIYKHALRNAINPIVTSLGFAISGLLGGAVLTENVFGWPGMGQLIIEALMQQDMFVIMADIMLASVLLVIGNLIADILLAAVDPRVRLRLG; encoded by the coding sequence ATGTTAAAGTATATTTTAAGGAGGCTTATATTAGCCATTCCTGTACTTCTTGGAGTTTCCATTTTTTCTTTTATGATTATTTCACTTGCTCCAGGTGACTTTTTGGATTCTTATAGAATGAATCCGGCAGTTAACCCTGAACAGGTAAAGAACCTTGAAAGAAAATTTGGTCTTGATAAATCCCCTGTTGTACAATACCTATTATGGTTGAAGAATATTCTTCAAGGTGAATGGGGAGATTCATTTACCTATCAGGTTCCTGTTTGGGATTTAATCTGGAGAAGAGCAGGAGCAACATTATTACTCAGTATCACTACATTCATTTTTACCTGGGGGATAGGTATCCCGCTGGGTATATATGCGGCGTTACACCAGTATAGTATTGGTGACCAGATTATAGGGGTTATAGGTTTCATAGGATTATCTATACCTAACTTCTTCTTTGCATTATTGTTCCTCTATTTTGCAGCAAAGACAGGTGGAAAGATATTCCCTGTTGGTGGATATATCTCATTAGATTACGATACATTCCCAGCATGGAAGAAATTTTTAGACCATGTATGGCACGTATTAGGACCTATGATTACTCTTGGTACTTCAGGTTTAGCTGGTACAATGAGGGTTATGAGAGGTCAGTTGCTTGATGAATTAAAACAGGATTATGTTGAATTTGCAAGAGCAAAAGGTATGCCAGAAAAGGTTGTTATTTATAAACATGCTTTGAGAAATGCTATAAATCCAATAGTTACATCATTGGGTTTTGCAATTTCCGGTCTTTTAGGTGGAGCTGTTTTAACAGAAAACGTATTTGGATGGCCAGGTATGGGGCAATTAATTATTGAAGCTCTCATGCAACAGGATATGTTTGTTATTATGGCTGATATTATGTTAGCTTCTGTATTGTTGGTTATAGGTAACTTAATTGCTGATATCTTACTCGCTGCTGTTGACCCAAGAGTAAGATTAAGATTAGGATAA
- a CDS encoding MOSC domain-containing protein encodes MKSVIISLNVSSQKGVPKEEVKECELIENWGIKGDAHAGKWHRQVSMLSTVSIEKVDPEIRKKLKYGDFAANIVVKDLEIFKFPVGTQVKINDALLEITQIGKECHEDNLVLKLTGKCITPEEGIFLKVIKGGKVKIGDKVEFLINK; translated from the coding sequence ATGAAAAGTGTGATAATATCATTAAACGTTTCATCGCAAAAAGGAGTTCCAAAAGAAGAAGTTAAAGAGTGTGAATTAATAGAGAACTGGGGGATTAAAGGTGATGCACATGCAGGAAAATGGCATAGGCAGGTTTCAATGTTATCAACAGTTAGTATTGAAAAAGTTGATCCTGAAATAAGAAAAAAATTAAAATATGGAGATTTTGCTGCAAATATTGTTGTCAAAGACCTTGAAATATTTAAATTTCCTGTTGGAACACAGGTTAAAATTAATGATGCATTGCTTGAAATAACGCAAATAGGAAAAGAATGCCATGAAGATAATCTTGTTTTGAAATTAACGGGAAAATGTATAACACCTGAAGAAGGAATATTTCTTAAAGTAATAAAAGGGGGAAAAGTAAAAATAGGAGATAAAGTAGAGTTTTTAATAAATAAATAA
- a CDS encoding glucodextranase DOMON-like domain-containing protein, with the protein MKKTHLRHGYVLMILLSILSLVLFVGCGAQQQSTTTAITPPETSVESNAKVESNTSEVTLTFKVALPSNTPADEKVYIVGSFNDWNPGDDAYVLNRDGNTGTVTITVNKDTEIEYKYTRGNWGTVEKDKDGNEIANRKVIADSNKIVEDTVESWADIPAEIKTAAQPGEKAVVKFEVTLPPNTPENDVIYIVGNFNNWDPGKLAMKRNGLKATFELETEVGKRLEYKYTRGNWDTVEKDENGEEIPNRVVIVKDIEQEQKDSVASWRDLPPQATASDNSNAPEINEINEKSVEAFLNSVPKGNEDKEPLKVVIIWHHHQPAYKIPGEKDAEMPWVRAHAVNDYPYMADLVDKYLTSGRVTFNITPVLLMQLMDYVKNGGEDKYLKLSLKDNLTDEEKDFVKWHFFDINPQFVDTHPRYVELREKRDKNEEFNSQDWLDLKVMWNLYWINIEYINADKRLKALMEKDRNYTKDDLDYVISKHYELMNSIVEKYQKLWEEGKIELTTTPYYHPILPLLIDMGWPEDAKAQIEKGLSYFEEIFGKRPEGMWPSEQAVSTPLVPMFADNNVKWIVTDKQILQKAGINTGDPHQLYKPYKVTVDGKSVVVFFRDTDLSDRIGFKYSNMSKEGAVKDFLSALHNIQKMNDEGDMVVTVALDGENAWEHYPNNGNDFRKLFYEALSNDPYIELVTPEEYIENYGVNNELNQLPKGSWVGGSLDTWYGEKEENEAWDRLAKAREVLMSNKDNISKEDFKKALNTLYAAEGSDWFWWYGSDQDAGPNEVLFDMQFKKLLIQIYKLAGVPEEKIPGYLYIANKRPSTASKGNIGKVEIVLDGEISDNEMEKSAYYLDDDSGVMYKEGDLISGIYVGRDNANLYVAVELKKSIEDLKGKPYKLEIYTDKPGAQKLNTRTAYSGVGEKVTDLGFALAKRFSFNLQKYPKLSDLYYYNASGTERWMIGGKKKDLIAVKGNIVEFKIPYDLIGVKSGDEFNLAVVMAYTEKGNSKDVDFAPNSGPVHVMIPKEIGGKLVKEFKDPIGDEDGPGGYTYPKDGAFEPFKGLWDIEWVKVYDADDSIVFKFKFGEITNPWGAPKGFSHQLINIYLDTKDGGKVSTYKEGARVQFDTAHPWDYFIKIAGWPSYGQLLADSNDQEFPEGVQVECDPGEKIISVIVMKKYLKMDSNKIFAYFMVGSQDGYGADHFRAVTPESGQWTLGGYPSDAGDFGPFVLDIIVPEGYDQHKVLSSYDASKEKYATLIPVEIDF; encoded by the coding sequence ATGAAAAAGACACATCTTCGTCATGGCTATGTGCTCATGATCTTATTAAGTATTTTATCATTGGTATTATTTGTTGGTTGTGGTGCTCAACAGCAATCTACTACCACAGCAATTACACCACCAGAAACATCTGTTGAATCAAATGCAAAAGTAGAAAGCAACACCTCAGAAGTTACATTAACCTTTAAAGTAGCTTTACCTTCAAACACACCTGCTGATGAAAAGGTTTATATTGTAGGTTCCTTTAATGATTGGAATCCTGGCGATGACGCTTATGTATTAAACAGAGATGGCAATACAGGAACTGTTACTATCACTGTTAATAAAGATACAGAGATTGAGTATAAATATACACGGGGAAATTGGGGAACAGTTGAAAAGGATAAAGACGGAAATGAAATAGCAAATAGAAAAGTTATTGCTGATTCTAACAAAATTGTTGAAGATACTGTTGAAAGCTGGGCAGATATTCCTGCTGAAATAAAAACTGCTGCTCAGCCTGGTGAAAAAGCCGTTGTAAAATTTGAGGTAACCCTGCCTCCAAACACTCCAGAAAATGATGTTATCTATATAGTTGGTAATTTTAATAATTGGGATCCTGGAAAGCTGGCAATGAAAAGAAATGGATTAAAAGCAACATTTGAATTAGAAACAGAAGTTGGAAAAAGACTTGAATATAAATATACAAGAGGAAACTGGGATACTGTTGAAAAGGATGAAAATGGAGAGGAAATTCCAAATAGAGTTGTTATAGTAAAAGATATTGAACAGGAACAAAAGGATTCTGTTGCTTCCTGGAGAGATTTACCTCCTCAAGCTACAGCTTCTGATAATTCCAATGCACCAGAAATTAATGAAATTAATGAAAAAAGCGTAGAAGCATTTTTAAATTCAGTTCCAAAAGGAAATGAAGATAAGGAACCTTTAAAAGTAGTTATTATCTGGCATCATCATCAACCTGCCTATAAAATACCTGGCGAAAAGGATGCTGAAATGCCATGGGTTAGAGCTCATGCCGTAAACGATTATCCATATATGGCTGATCTTGTAGATAAATACCTTACCTCTGGAAGAGTAACCTTTAATATCACACCTGTATTATTAATGCAATTAATGGATTATGTAAAAAACGGCGGAGAAGATAAATATCTTAAATTATCATTAAAAGATAATCTTACAGATGAAGAAAAGGATTTTGTAAAGTGGCACTTTTTTGATATAAATCCTCAATTTGTAGATACACATCCAAGATATGTTGAATTAAGGGAAAAAAGAGATAAAAATGAAGAATTCAATTCTCAGGATTGGCTTGATTTAAAAGTAATGTGGAACTTATACTGGATAAATATAGAATATATAAATGCTGACAAAAGATTAAAAGCACTTATGGAAAAAGATAGAAATTATACAAAGGATGATCTTGATTACGTAATTTCAAAACATTATGAATTAATGAATAGTATAGTTGAAAAATATCAAAAATTATGGGAAGAAGGAAAAATTGAATTAACCACAACACCTTATTATCACCCAATTTTGCCATTATTAATAGATATGGGTTGGCCAGAAGACGCAAAAGCTCAAATAGAAAAAGGTTTAAGTTATTTCGAAGAAATTTTTGGAAAAAGACCTGAAGGTATGTGGCCTTCTGAACAGGCTGTAAGCACTCCACTTGTTCCAATGTTTGCAGATAATAATGTAAAATGGATAGTTACAGATAAACAAATACTTCAAAAAGCTGGAATAAATACAGGCGATCCACATCAATTATATAAACCATATAAAGTAACAGTAGACGGAAAAAGTGTAGTGGTATTCTTTAGAGATACAGACCTTTCAGACAGAATAGGTTTTAAATATTCTAATATGTCTAAAGAAGGAGCTGTAAAAGATTTTCTAAGCGCTTTACATAATATTCAAAAGATGAATGATGAAGGTGATATGGTTGTAACTGTAGCTCTTGATGGTGAAAACGCCTGGGAACATTACCCAAATAACGGTAATGATTTCAGAAAATTATTCTATGAAGCATTATCAAATGATCCATATATAGAACTTGTTACACCTGAAGAATATATTGAAAATTACGGAGTAAATAACGAATTAAATCAATTGCCAAAAGGTTCATGGGTTGGTGGAAGCTTAGATACCTGGTACGGAGAAAAGGAAGAAAATGAAGCATGGGATAGACTGGCAAAAGCAAGAGAAGTTTTAATGAGTAATAAAGATAATATATCTAAAGAAGATTTCAAAAAGGCATTAAATACATTATACGCTGCAGAAGGTAGTGACTGGTTCTGGTGGTATGGAAGCGATCAGGATGCCGGACCAAATGAAGTATTATTTGATATGCAATTTAAGAAACTTTTAATTCAAATATATAAACTTGCAGGAGTTCCTGAAGAAAAAATCCCTGGATATTTATATATAGCAAACAAACGCCCTTCAACAGCAAGTAAAGGTAATATTGGAAAAGTTGAAATTGTTCTCGATGGCGAAATATCCGATAATGAAATGGAAAAATCCGCATATTACCTTGATGATGATTCTGGCGTAATGTATAAAGAAGGAGATTTAATTTCAGGAATTTATGTGGGAAGAGATAATGCTAATTTATATGTAGCTGTAGAATTGAAAAAATCCATTGAAGATTTAAAAGGTAAACCTTATAAATTAGAAATCTACACAGATAAACCAGGAGCACAAAAATTAAATACAAGGACTGCATATTCCGGAGTAGGAGAAAAAGTAACCGATCTCGGTTTCGCACTGGCAAAGAGATTTTCTTTCAATTTACAAAAATATCCTAAATTATCAGATTTATATTATTATAATGCAAGCGGAACAGAAAGATGGATGATTGGTGGAAAGAAAAAGGATCTAATCGCAGTAAAAGGAAACATTGTTGAATTTAAAATTCCTTACGATTTAATTGGTGTAAAAAGCGGTGATGAATTTAATCTTGCAGTTGTTATGGCATATACTGAAAAAGGCAATTCAAAAGATGTTGATTTCGCACCAAATAGTGGTCCTGTACATGTAATGATTCCAAAAGAAATTGGTGGAAAATTAGTAAAAGAATTTAAAGATCCTATAGGAGACGAAGATGGTCCTGGAGGATATACATATCCAAAAGACGGTGCTTTTGAACCATTTAAAGGATTATGGGATATTGAATGGGTAAAGGTTTATGATGCAGATGATTCAATTGTATTTAAATTCAAATTTGGTGAAATTACAAATCCATGGGGAGCTCCAAAAGGTTTTTCACATCAGCTTATAAATATTTATCTCGATACCAAAGATGGTGGAAAAGTTTCTACTTATAAAGAAGGTGCAAGGGTTCAATTTGATACTGCACATCCATGGGATTATTTCATAAAAATTGCCGGTTGGCCTTCATATGGACAATTGCTTGCTGATTCAAATGATCAGGAATTTCCAGAAGGTGTTCAGGTAGAATGTGATCCTGGAGAAAAAATTATTTCAGTTATAGTAATGAAAAAATATTTAAAAATGGATTCAAATAAAATATTTGCATACTTTATGGTTGGTTCTCAGGATGGATATGGTGCAGATCACTTCAGAGCAGTAACTCCTGAATCAGGACAATGGACACTTGGAGGATATCCATCAGATGCTGGTGATTTTGGACCATTTGTTCTTGATATTATCGTTCCAGAAGGTTATGATCAGCATAAAGTATTATCTTCATATGATGCTTCAAAAGAAAAATATGCAACATTAATACCTGTAGAAATAGATTTTTAA
- a CDS encoding methyl-accepting chemotaxis protein, whose translation MSRISMKVLLNTFSMIIIIIAVFATIFYLKYDLESKVYTPLSESIMNEISQTGDFISMYFENEMLKLKTASSQITISSTNTIETLKGLKDTLKEFPEFEEFFVANSEGESISSSNIFTNISRYRYFRDIFNTDKKNSLSDLYISKISGNVAIILATSVEKNGKKYLFGGALNLKDLFSKIQKYKFKDYGEIFFIDKLGNYFSIKNEGDIDSGTFAKNFRDNIIRDLKNEEGYMEVKKNKENYYLFLSKISFLDWNIGYYVKKDMISPKFTKYYIYGGIFTLLLILFEILANHIVLKKRFNKSIDVLKSELKKLNELNFNSTNITVKEPMFIDFTDNLQLTIVNLKENFESFSRKVNALEKFLAQNRLLINEELKRIGEEEETVEKLSKTFEAISKSISDSQKISESYKSKLNNYDDELEELRHILLKSKSKISYFSDLSKKLIDISEKVSDLSYRTEILSLNAALEASKEKSSLTFAVIAADMRDMSYTLKEFNNKTVSHVNHINENLSDYKENLNELFDNIDNNISELRKISGNFEEIETSIKEHNLSAAQIKNVLNLLKVVIGKNKNIMNDIVSNFEMIERNFKELKKAFVTKKATKNLEEIFQKLEEIEKKENIGSESNDENQSV comes from the coding sequence GTGTCTCGCATATCAATGAAGGTTTTATTAAATACTTTTTCAATGATAATTATAATAATTGCTGTATTTGCTACAATATTTTATTTAAAATATGATCTTGAATCAAAAGTATATACTCCGCTTTCAGAAAGCATTATGAACGAAATCTCCCAGACAGGAGATTTTATATCCATGTATTTTGAAAATGAAATGCTAAAACTCAAAACTGCGTCTTCACAAATAACTATAAGTTCTACCAATACTATTGAAACATTAAAAGGTTTAAAAGATACTCTTAAAGAGTTTCCGGAATTTGAAGAATTTTTTGTGGCAAATAGCGAAGGAGAAAGTATTTCAAGTTCAAATATCTTTACTAATATTTCAAGATATAGATATTTCAGAGATATATTTAATACAGATAAAAAAAATTCTTTAAGTGATTTATATATTTCAAAAATTTCCGGTAATGTTGCAATTATCCTTGCAACTTCTGTAGAAAAGAATGGTAAAAAATATCTTTTTGGTGGTGCTTTAAATTTAAAGGATTTATTTTCAAAAATTCAAAAATATAAATTCAAGGATTATGGAGAGATATTTTTTATAGATAAATTGGGAAATTATTTTAGTATAAAAAATGAAGGAGATATTGACTCTGGAACATTTGCGAAAAATTTTAGAGATAATATTATAAGGGATTTAAAAAATGAAGAAGGTTATATGGAAGTAAAAAAGAACAAGGAAAATTATTATTTGTTTCTAAGTAAGATTTCGTTTCTTGATTGGAATATAGGATATTATGTAAAAAAAGATATGATTTCCCCAAAATTTACAAAATATTATATATATGGAGGAATATTTACTCTACTGTTGATATTGTTTGAAATTTTAGCTAATCATATAGTATTGAAAAAACGTTTTAATAAATCAATAGATGTATTAAAATCAGAATTAAAGAAATTAAATGAGTTAAATTTCAATTCAACAAATATTACAGTTAAGGAACCTATGTTTATAGACTTTACAGATAATTTGCAACTTACCATAGTAAATTTGAAAGAAAATTTTGAATCATTTTCTCGTAAAGTAAATGCATTAGAAAAATTTCTTGCACAAAATAGATTATTAATAAATGAAGAATTAAAGAGAATAGGTGAAGAAGAGGAAACAGTAGAAAAGCTTTCAAAAACCTTTGAAGCAATATCAAAATCCATTTCCGATTCACAAAAGATTTCTGAAAGCTATAAATCCAAATTAAATAATTATGATGATGAATTAGAAGAATTACGCCATATATTACTGAAATCAAAATCGAAGATATCATATTTTTCTGATTTATCCAAAAAACTTATAGATATATCTGAAAAGGTTAGTGATTTGTCGTATAGAACAGAGATTTTGTCTTTGAATGCAGCATTAGAAGCATCAAAAGAAAAATCTTCATTAACCTTTGCTGTTATTGCAGCAGATATGCGAGATATGTCATATACATTGAAAGAGTTTAATAATAAAACCGTTTCTCATGTAAATCATATTAATGAGAATCTCAGCGACTATAAAGAAAACCTTAATGAGTTATTTGATAATATTGATAATAATATTTCTGAATTAAGAAAAATATCCGGTAATTTCGAAGAAATAGAAACTTCAATAAAAGAACATAATCTTTCTGCTGCCCAAATTAAAAACGTTTTAAATCTTTTAAAAGTAGTAATAGGAAAGAATAAGAATATTATGAACGATATTGTATCGAATTTTGAAATGATAGAAAGAAACTTTAAAGAGTTGAAAAAGGCATTTGTAACCAAAAAAGCTACAAAGAATCTTGAGGAGATTTTTCAAAAATTAGAAGAAATAGAAAAAAAGGAAAATATTGGAAGTGAAAGTAATGATGAAAACCAATCCGTTTAA
- the panC gene encoding pantoate--beta-alanine ligase gives MKVINSINEMKDIRNSLIMEGKTIGFVPTMGYLHKGHLSLVKQAREDNDIVVVSIFVNPTQFGPNEDFDRYPRDLNRDMELLKEFNVDYIFHPDVMEMYPDGYSTYVEETKLTNVLCGKSRPGHFKGVTTIVSKLFNIVRPTRAYFGQKDAQQFRVLRKMVDDLNMDVKMVEMPIIREEDGLAMSSRNIYLKGEERVQALALYKSLLKAKELFENGERDATKIKEEMKKVFDENPLVKVDYIEIVDEYNLEPVEKIEKRVLVAVAAFVGKARLIDNIILG, from the coding sequence ATGAAAGTAATAAATTCTATTAATGAAATGAAGGATATTAGAAATTCGCTTATTATGGAAGGCAAAACTATAGGTTTTGTTCCAACAATGGGGTATCTTCATAAAGGACATTTATCTCTTGTAAAACAGGCGAGAGAAGATAATGATATTGTTGTTGTGAGTATTTTTGTAAATCCAACGCAATTTGGTCCAAATGAAGATTTTGATAGATATCCAAGAGATTTAAATAGGGATATGGAGTTATTAAAAGAATTTAACGTTGATTATATTTTCCATCCTGATGTAATGGAAATGTATCCAGACGGATATTCTACATATGTTGAAGAAACAAAACTTACAAATGTATTATGTGGAAAGTCACGTCCTGGGCATTTTAAAGGAGTAACAACAATAGTTTCAAAACTTTTTAATATCGTTAGACCAACAAGAGCTTATTTTGGTCAAAAAGATGCACAACAATTTAGAGTATTAAGAAAAATGGTTGATGATTTAAATATGGATGTAAAAATGGTTGAAATGCCTATTATTCGTGAAGAAGATGGATTGGCTATGAGTTCAAGAAATATTTATTTAAAAGGCGAAGAAAGAGTTCAGGCATTAGCATTGTATAAATCATTATTAAAAGCAAAAGAATTATTTGAAAATGGTGAAAGAGATGCTACAAAGATTAAAGAAGAAATGAAAAAGGTTTTTGATGAAAATCCGCTTGTAAAAGTTGATTATATTGAAATTGTTGATGAATATAATCTTGAACCAGTTGAGAAAATTGAAAAAAGAGTTCTCGTAGCTGTTGCTGCATTTGTTGGTAAAGCGCGTTTAATTGATAATATAATATTAGGATAG
- a CDS encoding chemotaxis protein CheW, producing the protein MMKTNPFKDLKKKILLKDKMDSFIIFKIKDMQYALKTDYVKYILPYLEVKNVENMPEYIKGTIIYEDIPITLIDMSILLNQQSQEYTDKTFNIVFSIEDKMYSIFTNNIIDVITIDKNILKDAGEEFKEYFFVDKIFSYNMETFMVINPEKLIS; encoded by the coding sequence ATGATGAAAACCAATCCGTTTAAAGATTTAAAAAAGAAAATTCTGTTAAAAGATAAAATGGATAGCTTTATTATATTTAAGATTAAAGATATGCAATATGCATTAAAAACAGATTATGTTAAATATATACTTCCATATTTAGAAGTAAAAAATGTAGAAAATATGCCAGAATATATTAAGGGAACTATTATTTATGAAGATATTCCAATTACGTTAATAGATATGAGCATACTTCTCAATCAGCAATCTCAGGAGTATACAGATAAAACTTTTAATATTGTATTTTCTATAGAAGATAAAATGTATTCTATATTTACTAATAATATAATAGATGTAATAACTATAGATAAAAATATATTAAAGGATGCCGGGGAAGAGTTTAAAGAGTATTTTTTTGTGGATAAAATTTTTTCATATAATATGGAAACATTTATGGTGATAAATCCTGAAAAGCTAATAAGTTAG
- a CDS encoding ABC transporter permease, whose product MAENKEIKNNQENQDVFEKQFLSTPQLIWRALKRHKFGMVSMWILIIFYIFALFADFLSPMDYRVQHIQYKFAPPMKVFWKDVTGKSTGPHVYLYKRVKDPVTFQSTYNPATYFDRFVAYDDLNFDTEKETELSLQEYNPDFESTVTNYLFVLKYETYAVDKNGKEYKIDSQIKEEPLVTFEELGIAGKTVEADENGYISTDQIPLLKGDKVLLSEENSNLSKVFYFEENPKTKRNLDRYNLKKEDITEFKKYVLLDTISVETEEDFYEYYPENLEKVKLKTFNIKFFTHGWEYKWLGLIPMDLHLFGVEKSKLPYFAEDYATKDGIIYLWGADKFGRDMISRLVFGSRVSLTIGLLGIAITFTIGLFLGGVAGYFGGWIDEVLMRFTEILMSIPSFYLLVSLSAILPSELSPAIKYILIIVILSFIGWPGMTRVIRGMTLGLKETEFIQAAVALGYPSGRIIWKHLLPNTATYVIVSATLSIPGYILGEAGLSFLGLGIREPSASWGLMLAQAQNITALTNYPWLLLPGLFIFITVLAFNLFGDAIRDALDPRALGH is encoded by the coding sequence ATGGCTGAAAATAAAGAAATAAAAAACAATCAGGAAAATCAGGACGTTTTTGAGAAACAATTTTTGTCCACCCCTCAGTTAATATGGAGAGCTTTAAAAAGACATAAATTTGGTATGGTTTCAATGTGGATTTTGATTATATTCTATATTTTTGCATTGTTTGCAGATTTCTTATCTCCAATGGATTATAGGGTACAGCATATACAATATAAGTTTGCTCCTCCAATGAAGGTATTCTGGAAGGATGTAACAGGAAAATCTACAGGACCTCATGTATATTTATATAAAAGGGTAAAGGATCCAGTTACATTTCAGAGTACATATAATCCAGCAACATATTTTGATAGATTTGTTGCATATGATGATTTAAATTTTGATACAGAAAAGGAAACAGAATTAAGCCTTCAGGAATATAATCCAGATTTCGAATCAACAGTAACAAATTATCTTTTCGTTTTAAAATATGAAACATATGCTGTTGATAAAAATGGAAAAGAATACAAAATTGATTCTCAAATAAAAGAAGAACCTTTAGTAACCTTTGAAGAATTAGGAATTGCAGGAAAAACTGTTGAAGCAGATGAAAATGGATATATTTCTACAGATCAAATTCCGTTATTAAAAGGAGATAAGGTTCTTTTAAGTGAAGAAAACAGTAATCTCAGTAAGGTATTTTATTTTGAAGAAAACCCAAAAACAAAAAGAAATCTTGATAGATATAATTTAAAGAAAGAAGATATTACAGAATTTAAAAAATATGTTTTACTTGATACAATCTCAGTTGAAACAGAAGAAGATTTTTATGAATATTATCCAGAAAACTTAGAAAAAGTAAAATTAAAAACATTTAACATTAAATTCTTTACACATGGTTGGGAATATAAATGGCTTGGTTTAATTCCAATGGATCTTCATTTATTTGGAGTTGAAAAAAGTAAATTACCATATTTTGCAGAAGATTATGCAACAAAAGATGGAATTATTTATCTCTGGGGTGCAGATAAATTTGGAAGAGATATGATTAGTAGATTGGTATTTGGAAGTAGGGTTTCATTAACAATAGGTCTTTTAGGTATTGCTATTACATTTACTATAGGGTTATTCCTTGGTGGTGTTGCAGGTTACTTTGGTGGATGGATTGATGAAGTGTTAATGAGATTTACAGAAATACTTATGTCAATTCCAAGTTTCTATTTGCTTGTTTCATTGAGTGCAATATTGCCATCAGAACTTTCACCAGCTATAAAGTATATTCTTATTATAGTAATACTTTCATTTATAGGTTGGCCAGGAATGACAAGGGTTATCAGAGGTATGACTCTTGGTTTAAAAGAAACAGAATTTATTCAGGCAGCTGTAGCATTGGGATATCCATCAGGTAGAATTATCTGGAAACATTTATTGCCAAATACTGCTACATATGTTATAGTTTCAGCTACATTATCCATACCAGGTTATATTCTTGGTGAAGCAGGTCTTAGTTTCCTTGGTTTGGGTATCAGGGAACCCTCTGCAAGTTGGGGATTAATGTTAGCTCAGGCACAAAATATTACAGCATTAACTAATTATCCATGGTTGTTATTGCCAGGTTTATTTATCTTTATAACAGTTCTTGCATTTAACCTCTTTGGTGATGCTATAAGAGACGCACTTGATCCAAGAGCATTAGGACATTAA